A single Oryctolagus cuniculus chromosome 18, mOryCun1.1, whole genome shotgun sequence DNA region contains:
- the KCNA7 gene encoding potassium voltage-gated channel subfamily A member 7, which produces MEPPCGCCERLVLNVAGLRFETRARTLGRFPDTLLGDPARRSRFYDGARREYFFDRHRPSFDAVLYYYQSGGRLRRPAHVPLDVFLEEVAFYGLGAAALARLREDEGCPLPPERPLPRRAFARQLWLLFEFPESSQAARVLAVVSVLVILVSIVVFCLETLPDFRDDRYDPGLAAAGPFPARQNGSSPVPGGPPRLPFSDPFFVVETLCICWFSFELLVRLLACPSKAIFFKNVMNLIDFVAILPYFVALGTELAQQRGVGQPAMSLAILRVIRLVRVFRIFKLSRHSKGLQILGQTLRASMRELGLLIFFLFIGVVLFSSAVYFAEADRVDTHFTSIPESFWWAVVTMTTVGYGDMVPVTVGGKIVGSLCAIAGVLTISLPVPVIVSNFSYFYHRETEGEEAGMYSHVDTQPCDMLEAKANGGLMDGEMPELPPPLWAPPGKHLVTEV; this is translated from the exons ATGGAGCCGCCGTGCGGCTGCTGCGAGCGGCTGGTGCTCAACGTGGCCGGGCTGCGCTTCGAGACGCGGGCGCGCACGCTGGGCCGCTTCCCGGACACGCTGCTCGGGGACCCCGCGCGCCGCAGCCGCTTCTACGACGGCGCGCGCCGCGAGTACTTCTTCGACCGGCACCGGCCCAGCTTCGACGCCGTGCTCTACTACTACCAGTCGGGCGGGCGGCTGCGGCGGCCGGCGCACGTGCCGCTCGAcgtcttcctggaggaggtggccttcTACGGGCTGGGCGCGGCGGCGCTGGCGCGCCTGCGCGAGGACGAGGGCTGCCCGCTGCCGCCCGAGCGCCCCCTGCCCCGCCGCGCCTTCGCGcgccagctctggctgctcttcGAGTTCCCCGAGAGCTCGCAGGCCGCGCGCGTCCTCGCCGTGGTCTCCGTGCTCGTCATCCTCGTCTCCATCGTCGTCTTCTGCCTCGAGACGCTGCCCGACTTCCGCGACGACCGCTACGACCCGGGACTGGCCGCCGCGGGCCCG TTCCCGGCGCGGCAGAATGGCTCCAGCCCGGTGCCTGGGGGTCCGCCCCGCCTGCCCTTCAGCGACCCGTTCTTCGTGGTGGAGACtctctgcatctgctggttctccttCGAGCTGCTGGTCCGCCTGCTGGCCTGCCCCAGCAAGGCCATCTTCTTCAAGAACGTCATGAACCTCATCGATTTTGTGGCCATCCTGCCCTACTTCGTGGCCCTGGGCACCGAGCTGGCCCAGCAGCGGGGGGTGGGGCAGCCGGCCATGTCCCTGGCCATCCTGCGGGTCATCCGGCTGGTGCGCGTCTTCCGCATCTTCAAGCTGTCCCGGCACTCCAAGGGCCTGCAGATCTTGGGCCAGACGCTGCGGGCCTCCATGCGTGAGCTGGGCctcctcattttcttcctcttcatcgGCGTGGTCCTCTTCTCCAGCGCCGTCTACTTTGCCGAGGCAGACCGGGTGGACACCCACTTCACCAGCATCCCCGAGTCCTTTTGGTGGGCCGTGGTCACCATGACCACGGTCGGCTATGGAGACATGGTGCCCGTCACCGTGGGCGGCAAGATCGTGGGCTCGCTGTGTGCCATCGCCGGTGTGCTCACCATCTCCCTGCCGGTGCCCGTCATCGTCTCCAACTTCAGCTACTTCTACCACCGGGAGACGGAGGGCGAGGAGGCCGGGATGTACAGCCACGTGGACACGCAGCCCTGTGACATGCTGGAAGCCAAGGCCAACGGGGGTTTGATGGATGGGGAGATGCCCGAGCTCCCGCCCCCTCTCTGGGCCCCGCCCGGGAAGCACCTGGTCACCGAGGTGTGA
- the NTF4 gene encoding neurotrophin-4 isoform X1, with translation MMMDPASRGREGAPWGRGRTGRCLLPPLTPAPSLCLQVLREMLPHLACSLPVLLLLFLLPSVPVEPHPPPSTLPPFLAPEWDLLSPRVALSRGTPSGPPLLFLLEAGAFGEPASAPANRSRRGVSETAPASRRGELAVCDAVSGWVTDRRTAVDLRGREVEVLGEVPAAGGSPLRQYFFETRCKAEGAGEGGGCRGVDRRHWVSECKAKQSYVRALTADAQGRVGWRWIRIDTACVCTLLSRGGRA, from the coding sequence ATGATGATGGATCCAGCGTCCCGAGGGAGGGAAGGGGCTCCCTGGGGCCGCGGCAGGACCGGAAGgtgtctccttcctcctctcaccCCAGCCCCCTCGCTCTGTCTTCAGGTGCTCCGAGAGATGCTCCCCCACCTCGCGTgctccctccctgtcctcctcctcctcttcctcctccccagtgTCCCAGTGGAGCCCCATCCCCCGCCCTCGACGCTGCCCCCGTTTCTGGCCCCTGAGTGGGACCTCCTGTCCCCCCGGGTAGCCCTGTCCAGGGGCACGCCCTCGGGGCCCCCTCTGCTCTTCCTGCTGGAGGCCGGGGCTTTCGGAGAGCCGGCCAGCGCCCCGGCCAACCGCAGTCGGCGTGGGGTGAGCGAGACGGCACCAGCGAGTCGCCGGGGGGAGCTGGCCGTGTGCGACGCGGTCAGTGGCTGGGTGACCGACCGCCGGACGGCCGTGGACTTGCGCGGGCGCGAGGTGGAGGTGCTGGGCGAGGTGCCTGCGGCGGGCGGCAGTCCCCTGCGCCAGTACTTCTTCGAGACCCGCTGCAAAGCTGAGGGCGCCGGGGAAGGCGGGGGCTGCCGAGGTGTGGACCGGAGGCACTGGGTGTCCGAGTGCAAGGCCAAACAGTCGTACGTGCGGGCGCTGACCGCTGATGCCCAGGGCCGCGTGGGCTGGCGATGGATCCGAATCGACACTGCCTGTGTCTGTACCCTGCTCAGCCGGGGTGGCCGGGCCTGA
- the NTF4 gene encoding neurotrophin-4 isoform X2, with amino-acid sequence MLPHLACSLPVLLLLFLLPSVPVEPHPPPSTLPPFLAPEWDLLSPRVALSRGTPSGPPLLFLLEAGAFGEPASAPANRSRRGVSETAPASRRGELAVCDAVSGWVTDRRTAVDLRGREVEVLGEVPAAGGSPLRQYFFETRCKAEGAGEGGGCRGVDRRHWVSECKAKQSYVRALTADAQGRVGWRWIRIDTACVCTLLSRGGRA; translated from the coding sequence ATGCTCCCCCACCTCGCGTgctccctccctgtcctcctcctcctcttcctcctccccagtgTCCCAGTGGAGCCCCATCCCCCGCCCTCGACGCTGCCCCCGTTTCTGGCCCCTGAGTGGGACCTCCTGTCCCCCCGGGTAGCCCTGTCCAGGGGCACGCCCTCGGGGCCCCCTCTGCTCTTCCTGCTGGAGGCCGGGGCTTTCGGAGAGCCGGCCAGCGCCCCGGCCAACCGCAGTCGGCGTGGGGTGAGCGAGACGGCACCAGCGAGTCGCCGGGGGGAGCTGGCCGTGTGCGACGCGGTCAGTGGCTGGGTGACCGACCGCCGGACGGCCGTGGACTTGCGCGGGCGCGAGGTGGAGGTGCTGGGCGAGGTGCCTGCGGCGGGCGGCAGTCCCCTGCGCCAGTACTTCTTCGAGACCCGCTGCAAAGCTGAGGGCGCCGGGGAAGGCGGGGGCTGCCGAGGTGTGGACCGGAGGCACTGGGTGTCCGAGTGCAAGGCCAAACAGTCGTACGTGCGGGCGCTGACCGCTGATGCCCAGGGCCGCGTGGGCTGGCGATGGATCCGAATCGACACTGCCTGTGTCTGTACCCTGCTCAGCCGGGGTGGCCGGGCCTGA
- the SAXO3 gene encoding LOW QUALITY PROTEIN: stabilizer of axonemal microtubules 3 (The sequence of the model RefSeq protein was modified relative to this genomic sequence to represent the inferred CDS: inserted 2 bases in 1 codon), with protein MAGRTLALRYGPPWSPISGTEVPGSWPSWHLTSSGVAHHHIPSLPFPPPSVQCTVAGPLPPAAKQDWPIGAFDEVFNTWETTSGSAHVRKTHGGPLAQARAPEPADPTRTLGIKSLGEKLRHHGWHLAGTAEIQSETKAKYPGWLPAPLRAPSPGVPQPLELADHLCGGPSQALIPWTRNTELAGQPFMVSDQGVLNRHQPYLTTTARDFRYYTKKELSGYPRKDSLTYWNFEQTPRVWADGPQRAPCSPFPQPSRVRVPRAAXAVPHRGALPLARESFCPPLHALRRLDLSCPLEAPWGGPHWRPLPGIYSTPKAYSTESSRYGSGRPELV; from the exons ATGGCTGGGCGGACCCTGGCGCTGCGCTACGGCCCCCCATGGTCCCCCATCTCCGGAACTGAGGTGCCTGGGTCCTGGCCCAGCTGGCATCTCACCAGCAGCGGCGTTGCGCACCACCAcatcccctccctgcccttccccccgCCCAGCGTGCAG TGCACAGTCGcggggcccctgcccccggccgCGAAGCAGGACTGGCCCATCGGGGCTTTCGACGAAGTCTTTAACACATGGGAGACAACCTCGGGCTCGGCGCACGTGCGCAAGACTCACGGTGGGCCCTTGGCGCAGGCCCGGGCCCCGGAGCCCGCGGACCCCACGCGCACCTTGGGGATCAAGTCTTTAGGAGAAAAG CTCAGACACCACGGCTGGCACCTGGCGGGGACCGCCGAGATCCAGAGCGAGACGAAAGCGAAGTACCCGGGCTGGCTCCCCGCGCCGCTGCGCGCCCCCTCGCCCGGCGTGCCGCAGCCCCTGGAGCTCGCCGACCACCTCTGCGGGGGCCCTTCGCAG GCCCTCATCCCCTGGACCAGGAACACGGAGCTGGCCGGCCAGCCCTTCATGGTGTCTGACCAGGGCGTCCTGAACCGACACCAGCCCTACCTGACCACTACCGCCCGGGACTTCCGCTACTACACGAA GAAGGAGCTGTCCGGATACCCGCGCAAGGACTCGCTGACCTACTGGAACTTCGAGCAGACGCCCCGGGTCTGGGCCGATGGCCCGCAGCGGGCACCCTGTTCGCCTTTCCCTCAGCCCTCGCGGGTCCGCGTGCCCCGCGCCGC GGCCGTGCCGCACCGCGGGGCCCTGCCCTTGGCTCGGGAGTCCTTCTGCCCCCCGCTGCACGCACTGCGCCGCCTCGACCTTTCCTGTCCTCTGGAGGCGCCCTGGGGAGGTCCCCACTGGAGGCCCCTGCCGGGCATCTACAGCACGCCCAAAGCCTACAGCACCGAGAGCTCCCGCTACGGCAGCGGGAGGCCGGAGCTCGTGTGA
- the LHB gene encoding lutropin subunit beta isoform X1 → MGTLQAPGQESSGSRAQALALPQGLLLWLLLGTGGAQAPRGPLRPLCRPVNATLAAENEACPVCITFTTSICAGYCPSMVRVLPAALPPVPQPVCTYRELRFASIRLPGCPPGVDPEVSFPVALSCRCGPCRLSSSDCGGPRAQPLACDLPHLPGLLFL, encoded by the exons ATGGGGACGCTCCAG GCGCCTGGACAGGAGAGCTCAGGGTCAAGGGCTCAGGCACTGGCCTtgccccaggggctgctgctgtggctgctgctgggcaCGGGCGGGGCGCAGGCACCCAGAGGGCCGCTCCGCCCACTGTGCCGGCCCGTCAACGCCACCCTGGCCGCCGAGAACGAGGCCTGCCCGGTCTGCATCACCTTCACCACCAGCATCTGTGCCGGCTACTGCCCCAGCATG GTGCGGGTGCTGCCCGCCGCCCTGCCGCCCGTGCCCCAGCCCGTGTGCACCTACCGCGAGCTGCGCTTCGCCTCCATCCGCCTCCCCGGCTGTCCACCTGGCGTGGACCCCGAGGTGTCCTTCCCCGTGGCCCTCAGCTGTCGCTGTGGGCCCTGCCGCCTCAGCAGCTCCGACTGCGGGGGTCCGCGGGCTCAGCCCCTGGCCTGCgacctcccccacctcccaggcctcctcttcctctga
- the LHB gene encoding lutropin subunit beta precursor, whose amino-acid sequence MGTLQGLLLWLLLGTGGAQAPRGPLRPLCRPVNATLAAENEACPVCITFTTSICAGYCPSMVRVLPAALPPVPQPVCTYRELRFASIRLPGCPPGVDPEVSFPVALSCRCGPCRLSSSDCGGPRAQPLACDLPHLPGLLFL is encoded by the exons ATGGGGACGCTCCAG gggctgctgctgtggctgctgctgggcaCGGGCGGGGCGCAGGCACCCAGAGGGCCGCTCCGCCCACTGTGCCGGCCCGTCAACGCCACCCTGGCCGCCGAGAACGAGGCCTGCCCGGTCTGCATCACCTTCACCACCAGCATCTGTGCCGGCTACTGCCCCAGCATG GTGCGGGTGCTGCCCGCCGCCCTGCCGCCCGTGCCCCAGCCCGTGTGCACCTACCGCGAGCTGCGCTTCGCCTCCATCCGCCTCCCCGGCTGTCCACCTGGCGTGGACCCCGAGGTGTCCTTCCCCGTGGCCCTCAGCTGTCGCTGTGGGCCCTGCCGCCTCAGCAGCTCCGACTGCGGGGGTCCGCGGGCTCAGCCCCTGGCCTGCgacctcccccacctcccaggcctcctcttcctctga
- the RUVBL2 gene encoding ruvB-like 2, translated as MATVTATTKVPEIRDVTRIERIGAHSHIRGLGLDDALEPRQASQGMVGQLAARRAAGVVLEMIREGKIAGRAVLIAGQPGTGKTAIAMGMAQALGPDTPFTAIAGSEIFSLEMSKTEALTQAFRRSIGVRIKEETEIIEGEVVEIQIDRPATGTGSKVGKLTLKTTEMETIYDLGTKMIESLTKDKVQAGDVITIDKATGKISKLGRSFTRARDYDAMGSQTKFVQCPDGELQKRKEVVHTVSLHEIDVINSRTQGFLALFSGDTGEIKSEVREQINAKVAEWREEGKAEIIPGVLFIDEVHMLDIESFSFLNRALESDMAPVLIMATNRGITRIRGTSYQSPHGLPIDLLDRLLIVSTSPYSEKDTKQILRIRCEEEDVEMSEDAYTVLTRIGLETSLRYAIQLITAASLVCRKRKGTEVQVEDIKRVYSLFLDESRSTQYMKEYQDAFLFNELKGETMDTS; from the exons ACGGCCACGACCAAGGTCCCAGAGATCCGCGACGTGACCAGGATCGAGCGCATCG GTGCTCACTCCCACATCCGGGGACTTGGGCTGGACGATGCCCTGGAGCCACGGCAG GCCTCCCAGGGCATGGTGGGGCAGCTGGCGGCCCGGCGGGCAGCCGGCGTGGTCCTGGAGATGATCCGGGAAGGCAAGATCGCCGGGCGGGCCGTCCTCATCGCTGGCCAGCCGGGCACCGGGAAGACGGCGATCGCCATGG GCATGGCCCAGGCGCTGGGCCCCGACACCCCCTTCACAGCCATCGCCGGCAGTGAGATCTTCTCCCTGGAAATGAGCAAGACCGAGGCGCTGACCCAGGCCTTCCGGCGCTCCATCGGCGTGCGCATCAA GGAGGAGACGGAGATCATCGAAGGAGAGGTGGTGGAGATCCAGATCGATCGGCCGGCCACCGGCACG GGCTCCAAGGTGGGCAAGCTGACCCTCAAGACCACAGAGATGGAGACCATCTACGACCTGGGCACCAAGATGATCGAGTCCTTGACCAAGGACAAGGTCCAGGCCGG gGACGTGATCACCATCGACAAGGCCACGGGCAAGATCTCCAAGCTGGGCCGCTCCTTCACACGCGCTCGGGACTACGACGCCATGGGCTCCCAG ACCAAGTTCGTGCAGTGCCCAGATGGGGAGCTCCAGAAACGCAAGGAGGTCGTGCACACCGTGTCCCTGCACGAGATCGACGTCATCAACTCCCGCACCCAGGGCTTCCTGGCTCTCTTCTCAG gtgACACCGGGGAGATCAAGTCAGAAGTCCGCGAGCAGATCAACGCCAAGGTGGCCGAGTGGCGGGAGGAGGGCAAGGCGGAGATCATCCCTGGG GTGCTGTTCATCGATGAGGTCCACATGCTGGACATCGAGAGCTTCTCCTTCCTCAACCGCGCCCTGGAGAGCGACATGGCGCCTGTGCTCATCATGGCCACCAACCGTGGGATCACCCG GATCCGGGGCACCAGCTACCAGAGCCCCCATGGCCTCCCCATTGACCTGCTGGACCGGCTGCTCATCGTCTCCACCTCCCCCTACAGCGAGAAGGACACGAAGCAGATCCTCCGCATCCG GTGCGAGGAGGAGGACGTGGAGATGAGCGAGGACGCCTACACGGTGCTGACGCGCATCGGGCTGGAGACCTCGCTGCGCTACGCCATCCAGCTCATCACCGCTGCCAGCCTGGTGTGCCGGAAACGCAAG GGCACGGAGGTGCAGGTGGAGGACATCAAGCGGGTGTACTCTCTCTTCCTGGACGAGTCCCGCTCCACGCAGTACATGAAGGAGTACCAGGACGCCTTCCTCTTCAATGAGCTCA aAGGCGAAACCATGGACACGTCCTGA